In a single window of the Equus quagga isolate Etosha38 chromosome 7, UCLA_HA_Equagga_1.0, whole genome shotgun sequence genome:
- the LOC124242843 gene encoding collagen alpha-1(I) chain-like: MGPRGGLGLALRGSRADQPRLGAHTRGRKMAARGRPEVTQRHFLQMSGNALPREPGASLRTRGSPPPPGPQFPEGRAARLRTAGRRAAVGKAWRGQGARGCAGLGVRSRPCPRAGPAGSSPRGKGPERVRPSEPAPGHSGGTWRKQAGSALQRTRS, translated from the coding sequence ATGGGGCCGCGCGGGGGACTAGGGCTGGCGCTCAGGGGGTCTCGGGCAGACCAGCCGAGGTTAGGCGCACACACGCGGGGACGCAAGATGGCAGCTAGAGGGAGGCCGGAAGTGACGCAGCGCCACTTCCTCCAAATGTCAGGAAACGCGCTTCCTCGCGAGCCCGGCGCCTCTCTGCGCACGCGCGGCTCCCCGCCACCGCCTGGGCCGCAGTTCCCCGAGGGACGGGCCGCGCGGCTCCGGACTGCGGGTCGGCGGGCAGCCGTGGGGAAGGCCTGGAGGGGTCAGGGAGCGCGGGGCTGTGCGGGGCTCGGGGTGAGGAGTCGGCCCTGTCCGCGGGCCGGACCCGCAGGTTCTTCGCCTCGGGGGAAAGGGCCGGAGCGCGTGCGCCCCAGCGAGCCTGCACCTGGACATTCTGGCGGCACCTGGCGGAAACAGGCCGGCTCTGCTCTCCAG